The nucleotide window TGCTACCATTTACCAGGAAGTAAAACACTCCGACCATTGTCCGGTATTCCTGGAACTGGCGTTATAAGCGGCTTTGACTCATTCAGACAGATGGATTTTTTATTGACAGATATACCATGATCATTTACAATGTTACAGCGAAAGTAGCCACAGATGTGCATCTACAGTGGTTACAATGGATGCAGGAAGAGCATATTCCTGCTGTATTGAGCACCGGTCTTTTCAGGGATTCCCGTATCTGCCGGCTGCTGGAGCAGGACGACTCAGAAGGACCTACTTATGTTATACAGTTCTTTACCGATAGTCTGGAGCACTACCAAACCTTCCAGGCAGTGCAGGCAAATACCCTGCGGCAAAGGGGTTACGACCTTTTCGGGGACCGTTTTATCGCCTTCCATACCGTTATGGAGAGCCTTTAATTGATGCTTAACAATTAAATTTATCCACAGGAAATTCACTATTTTCAAGGTGTCTGGACTTTGGTACAATAGTTGAAAAGGACTTGCGTTTAATGATAAAAAACCGGGAAAGTTGCTATGGGCCACAGTTCTGTGGAAACCTGCTAAAGTTTCACCCTTTAGCACTCAGGACCCCAATCAGCTGTAACCGTTACCAGTAGCGTTTTTCAGCCGATAAAAATTTCTATAAAAAAGTTGTAAAAAATTTGGTAATCTGATAAAACGCGCTATATTTGCTCACATCAAACATTTTTTCACTAGTTAAATCTTACTAACTATGAACAAAGCCGAATTAATCGACAAGCTTGCTAAAGACGCAGGTATCACTAAAACCCAAGCTAACGAAGCGCTGGATTCTTTCACCAAAGCTGTTGCTGACACCCTGAAAAAAGGTGGCAAAGTAACTTTAGTTGGTTTTGGTACTTTCTCCGTTTCCAAACGTGCTGCACGTAACGGTAGAAACCCACAGACTGGCCAGATCATCAAGATCAAAGCTAAAAAAGTTGCTAAATTCAAAGCTGGTAAAGCTTTATCCGACAAGCTCTAATCAGTTAGCACAACTTATTCAAGCAAGGAACAATCATGTTTCTTGCTTTTTTTTTATATGAAAGCCAGGCTGTAGACTATTTAAGCGAATTGGCGTATTTTGCAGCCTGATAACATCATTTTACAAAACCACAAATTTCAAATTATTTGTTATGGGTAGAGGAGATATTAAAACCAAAAGAGGTAAAATCTTCAGCAAATCTTTCGGTAAAGTTAGACCTGCAAGAACCAGGAAATCTGCTGCTGCAGCGGCTCCTAAAGCTGAGAAAAAAGCATAAAGATTTAGGCATTTAGATATTTAGGTATTTAGATATTGAAATGCAGCGAAGAACTGCAACGGATCAAATACCTAAATATCTAAATGCCCAAATGCCTAAATACTTAAATATCACGGTGCCAGTCTTTCTATCTTCCAGCTGCCATCTGCAGTAAGGGTATACAAAATACGGTCGTGTAAGCGGCTGCTTCTTCCCTGCCAGAATTCTATCGCCTCCGGCTTCACAATATATCCACCCCAGTAATCGGGCCTTTGAGGCGCTTCCTGTTCACATTTTGCGGCGACCTGTGCTACCTGCTCCTCCAGGAAGGTACGGCCGGAAATCACCTTGCTTTGCGGCGAAGCGATAGCTCCTATTCTGCTGCCCAGCGGACGGCTGTTGTAATACTCATTGCTGACAGCGGCAGCGGCTTTGGTAACGGTGCCCTCTATACGTACCTGTCGCTCCAGTTCGCGCCAGAAAAACAGCAACGTCACCCGGGGATTCTCCGCCAGCTCCTGTCCTTTACGGCTTTCGTAGTTAGTGAAAAACATAAACCCTTCTTCATTGAAACCCTTCAGCAATACGATGCGGGCGGAAGGACGGCCATCCGGCGTACTGGTAGCCAGTGTCATGGCATTAGGTTCATCTATCTCGCTGGTAAGGGCATCCTGCCACCATCTTTCGAATTGCTCCAGGGGACCAGGCGCTACATCACTCTCATCCAGGGAGGCCAGCTTATAGTCTTTTCTCAGATCAGCTACTTTCTGGTTCAACATGTTGTAAATATTTAATTGGTTTAAACCTGTAAACAAAGGTATGGAAGGATAATAGTAATTTTGGGCGACCTGATATAAATCATAGTATGAAAAGAGTACTCCTATTACTATTGCTGGCTGGCAGCCTGTTGCCTGCCTGTAATAGCGGCAAGCAAGAAAAGGCTAAAAGTGACAGCACTAGTATAGTGGTACCGCTGGCCAGCACCCCTTATTATTATACCCAGCTGAAAGGCGCCATAGGAGACCGGCATATCACCATGCAACTGATGAAAACTGCCCCTAACCTGTACCGTGGTTATTATTGTTATGACAGTACTGGCGTTCCCATTAGTATATGGGGCAGCCAGGATGCAGACCAGGTAAAGATTTACGAAGATAACAGCAACCGGGAGGAAGAACGTTTTTTCGGAGGCACGCTCAACGATGATGGTATCTTCAAGGGAGTATGGCATGGCGACAGCACCTCTTACCATTTTGAGCTGCATACAGATCTTCGGAAAGCACAGCAGTTACAGGTTTTCTACAGTGCCGATTCTATCAGACTGCTTCCCTCCTTTGCGGGCTCACCGCTGGGGCTTGCTTCCAATAGTATTATCTGGCCAGACTCCAGCACAGATAGTACCCTATCGGCATTTCTCCGCAAAGAGATCACCGGTGATGTACATATCAGCGATCCGCAGCAGTTTGTCAGAAGAGCCATTGATTCTTTTGTGACCAGTTATCGTATAGCCGCCAAAGATGCCGATACCAGCGATATAGCAGATGGACAGTCTGCATCCTGGAACTGGACTACCGAAAGCGATATGAAGGTAGTATGGAACACCTGGCCTTTGCTCGTGATTGAGAAGTATGCCTACGATTTTACCGGCGGAGCGCATGGCAACTGGGGAGCTACCTATCGGACGCTGGACCTCTCCAAACGCAAAGTGCTGACACCGGATGACTTCTTCAAACCGGGTTATAAGGAAGTGCTGTCTCCTTTGCTGGATAAGGCTTTCCGGAAGAAGTTCCATATAGATGAAGATGAGTCACTGGACCAGAGCCTGCTGGTAAAGACGATAGTACCCAATAACAACTTTATTGT belongs to Chitinophaga sp. HK235 and includes:
- a CDS encoding 30S ribosomal protein THX; this encodes MGRGDIKTKRGKIFSKSFGKVRPARTRKSAAAAAPKAEKKA
- the pdxH gene encoding pyridoxamine 5'-phosphate oxidase, with product MLNQKVADLRKDYKLASLDESDVAPGPLEQFERWWQDALTSEIDEPNAMTLATSTPDGRPSARIVLLKGFNEEGFMFFTNYESRKGQELAENPRVTLLFFWRELERQVRIEGTVTKAAAAVSNEYYNSRPLGSRIGAIASPQSKVISGRTFLEEQVAQVAAKCEQEAPQRPDYWGGYIVKPEAIEFWQGRSSRLHDRILYTLTADGSWKIERLAP
- a CDS encoding DUF4286 family protein, coding for MIIYNVTAKVATDVHLQWLQWMQEEHIPAVLSTGLFRDSRICRLLEQDDSEGPTYVIQFFTDSLEHYQTFQAVQANTLRQRGYDLFGDRFIAFHTVMESL
- a CDS encoding DUF3298 and DUF4163 domain-containing protein, which encodes MKRVLLLLLLAGSLLPACNSGKQEKAKSDSTSIVVPLASTPYYYTQLKGAIGDRHITMQLMKTAPNLYRGYYCYDSTGVPISIWGSQDADQVKIYEDNSNREEERFFGGTLNDDGIFKGVWHGDSTSYHFELHTDLRKAQQLQVFYSADSIRLLPSFAGSPLGLASNSIIWPDSSTDSTLSAFLRKEITGDVHISDPQQFVRRAIDSFVTSYRIAAKDADTSDIADGQSASWNWTTESDMKVVWNTWPLLVIEKYAYDFTGGAHGNWGATYRTLDLSKRKVLTPDDFFKPGYKEVLSPLLDKAFRKKFHIDEDESLDQSLLVKTIVPNNNFIVTGKGVAFSYVPYEIGPYALGQVTLFIPFTELKSIMKKQ
- a CDS encoding HU family DNA-binding protein — translated: MNKAELIDKLAKDAGITKTQANEALDSFTKAVADTLKKGGKVTLVGFGTFSVSKRAARNGRNPQTGQIIKIKAKKVAKFKAGKALSDKL